One genomic region from Sphingobacterium sp. UGAL515B_05 encodes:
- a CDS encoding arylsulfatase, with protein sequence MKKIIFTLFTFLVLMGIGNAQQKKPNIILILADDLGYSDLGAYGSEISTPNLDRLANEGLRLKQFYNNSICAPTRASLITGQYQHKAGVGYFSNDLGLPAYQGYINTESLTIAEVLRSNGYITATSGKWHVSGNGKSLPWDRGFDLVFPKQEKNADSGAPTFKAQTDPEGYPLESSFSTEVINREAEGFLDQIKTQEKPFFLYLAHTAPHWPLVALPQDIAKYKGRYDKGWEAIRQERFERQKQLGLTPIKTEASIPDEDIYDWSRLSYDQRQLWAKKMEIFAAMVDRLDQTVGKLLKKLKDNGQLDNTLIVFLSDNGAPAEDLVRWFHGARLNTGPVGTEGSFESQSKNWSYASNTPFKAFKDYTYEGGINAPFIAWFPGKVAKGIRQGTGHVIDLAPTFYDLAGAVYPKDYKGIKSNKLPGKSLLPVLFQGQDTVSRAEGLFWERAGNRAARIGKWKLVSTWPSYKWELYDLEQDPTERKDIAGLHHDVVSRLSTAYFRWAKDNGVVDFAELEAREPQSMKDFRESKVQEIAPPAFRFK encoded by the coding sequence ATGAAAAAGATAATTTTTACATTATTTACTTTTCTTGTCTTGATGGGGATAGGCAATGCACAGCAGAAGAAGCCCAATATCATCTTAATTTTGGCGGATGACCTGGGCTATTCAGATTTGGGAGCATATGGATCAGAAATTTCGACACCTAATTTGGATCGTTTGGCCAATGAAGGGTTACGGCTGAAGCAATTCTATAACAATTCTATTTGCGCACCTACACGGGCTTCTCTAATCACAGGACAATATCAGCATAAAGCTGGTGTCGGTTACTTTTCGAACGATCTTGGTCTTCCTGCCTATCAAGGCTATATCAATACTGAATCCCTCACTATTGCTGAAGTGCTCCGGTCTAATGGGTATATTACTGCAACTTCCGGCAAATGGCATGTTTCGGGAAATGGGAAAAGTCTACCATGGGATCGTGGCTTTGATCTGGTATTCCCCAAACAGGAAAAAAATGCAGATTCAGGAGCTCCGACATTTAAAGCGCAAACGGACCCAGAAGGATACCCTTTGGAATCGTCGTTTTCAACAGAGGTAATCAATCGTGAAGCGGAAGGGTTTTTAGATCAGATTAAAACCCAAGAGAAGCCTTTTTTTCTCTATCTGGCCCATACTGCACCACATTGGCCATTGGTGGCCTTGCCACAAGATATTGCAAAGTACAAAGGACGTTATGATAAAGGATGGGAAGCTATTCGACAAGAACGTTTTGAACGGCAGAAACAATTGGGACTTACGCCGATAAAGACAGAAGCATCGATTCCTGATGAAGATATTTACGATTGGTCAAGATTATCATACGATCAACGACAGCTATGGGCAAAAAAAATGGAAATCTTCGCGGCAATGGTTGATCGTCTGGATCAGACTGTAGGTAAATTACTGAAGAAGCTGAAAGACAACGGGCAATTGGACAATACGCTTATCGTGTTTCTCTCAGACAATGGAGCTCCAGCGGAAGATTTGGTGCGATGGTTTCATGGCGCTCGGTTGAATACGGGGCCTGTGGGAACAGAGGGCTCGTTTGAATCACAGAGCAAAAATTGGTCGTACGCTTCCAATACACCTTTCAAGGCATTTAAAGATTATACCTATGAAGGAGGGATCAACGCGCCATTTATAGCATGGTTTCCGGGTAAGGTCGCGAAAGGCATCAGACAGGGGACCGGGCATGTGATTGATCTGGCGCCTACCTTCTATGACTTGGCTGGCGCTGTATATCCGAAAGATTATAAAGGAATTAAGTCGAACAAATTGCCCGGGAAAAGCTTGCTCCCAGTGTTATTTCAAGGTCAAGATACTGTGTCGCGGGCAGAGGGCTTGTTTTGGGAACGGGCTGGCAACCGTGCTGCACGTATCGGGAAATGGAAGCTTGTATCAACCTGGCCTTCCTATAAATGGGAACTCTATGATTTGGAACAGGATCCTACTGAACGCAAAGATATTGCTGGACTGCATCACGATGTTGTTTCTCGCTTATCTACAGCCTATTTTCGTTGGGCTAAGGATAATGGTGTTGTGGATTTCGCTGAATTAGAGGCTAGAGAACCCCAAAGCATGAAGGATTTTAGAGAAAGTAAAGTACAGGAGATTGCTCCACCGGCATTTCGCTTTAAATAG
- the rnhA gene encoding ribonuclease HI, whose amino-acid sequence MIELYTDGASSGNPGPGGYGTILRTIYTGDNEAFKGKLIEKEFSGGYRKTTNNRMELMAVIVGLEALKNLQQQVTVYSDSKYVIDAIDKKWVYGWIQKGFAGKKNKDLWLRLMSAYKLHNVRLVWVKGHAGHPLNERCDRLAVAASKDKANWKIDSVFEIEEGK is encoded by the coding sequence ATGATCGAATTATATACAGATGGGGCTTCAAGTGGGAATCCGGGCCCTGGAGGTTACGGAACCATCTTAAGAACTATTTATACAGGCGATAATGAAGCCTTTAAAGGCAAACTTATCGAAAAAGAGTTTTCGGGCGGTTACCGCAAAACAACGAACAACAGGATGGAATTGATGGCTGTGATCGTTGGTCTCGAGGCGCTGAAAAACCTGCAGCAACAAGTTACCGTATATTCTGATTCCAAATATGTCATTGATGCCATTGATAAGAAATGGGTATATGGTTGGATACAAAAGGGTTTTGCCGGCAAGAAGAATAAAGATCTTTGGTTACGTCTAATGAGTGCCTATAAACTGCATAATGTGCGTCTTGTGTGGGTAAAAGGCCACGCTGGGCATCCGTTAAATGAGCGCTGTGATCGCTTAGCTGTAGCAGCCTCCAAAGATAAGGCAAATTGGAAAATCGACAGTGTTTTTGAGATTGAAGAAGGGAAATAG
- a CDS encoding RagB/SusD family nutrient uptake outer membrane protein produces MKKIHLLSTVFSIFLTTISCSKLSEDPAGALVSEQFYLNQDQAIAAVTGTYRKLYETGQSLYNSLFQIGVEMATDDYEAGPRARNAHVRAISNLTHDASNDRMEQLWKQSYDAINASNVNIAKIGAMSSGQIEPTIQLRLINEAKFLRALHYFNLVRWFGAVPLVTSPVETLSPQELYVAKAPENDVYELIIADLKAASALPNYKNYSDADKGRASSGAAKSLLAKVYLTRSDWSNAKLLAREVIDKEGYALFPEFADVFNIDKKNGSEHIFSAQFKGNSGYQGNSLASRSAPADIPGINGDYADALHVEGGLYKSFAANDKRLTVTFTTGMLSPTDGKYYPLAKPQFNKYYDETVVGNQGQSSKNTPIIRYAEVLLIFAEAENELNGPTLEARNALNAVRRRAGVEEVLASETKDVFRESVFEERRKELVYEYQRWFDLSRRGAVYYVAKLKAAGKTNAAARHIHFPTPQRELSLNPNLSQHPDWINK; encoded by the coding sequence ATGAAAAAAATACATCTTTTATCCACTGTCTTTTCGATCTTTCTAACAACAATTTCGTGCTCGAAATTGTCGGAAGATCCCGCAGGTGCTTTGGTGTCAGAACAGTTTTACCTTAATCAAGATCAAGCAATCGCGGCTGTGACCGGGACTTATAGAAAATTATATGAAACTGGTCAATCATTGTATAACAGCCTATTCCAGATCGGTGTTGAGATGGCTACAGATGATTATGAAGCAGGACCAAGAGCCAGAAATGCACATGTCCGGGCGATTAGCAATCTGACACATGATGCATCCAATGATCGGATGGAGCAGCTTTGGAAGCAGAGTTACGATGCGATCAATGCTTCGAATGTTAACATTGCGAAGATTGGTGCAATGTCTTCGGGGCAAATTGAACCTACTATACAGCTGCGCTTGATTAATGAAGCAAAATTTCTGAGAGCTTTGCATTATTTTAATTTGGTACGCTGGTTTGGGGCCGTACCGTTGGTAACAAGTCCTGTTGAGACCTTGTCTCCGCAGGAACTTTATGTAGCTAAAGCTCCAGAAAATGACGTATATGAGTTGATTATCGCTGACCTAAAAGCTGCATCGGCGCTCCCGAATTACAAAAATTACAGTGACGCAGATAAAGGCCGCGCAAGCTCGGGAGCCGCCAAAAGCTTATTGGCAAAAGTCTATCTGACGCGAAGCGATTGGAGCAACGCAAAATTATTAGCCAGGGAAGTTATTGATAAGGAGGGGTACGCGCTTTTTCCGGAATTTGCTGATGTCTTTAATATTGATAAGAAGAATGGCAGCGAACATATCTTTTCGGCTCAATTTAAGGGAAACAGTGGTTATCAGGGAAATTCTTTGGCGAGCAGGTCTGCACCCGCGGATATTCCGGGGATCAATGGCGATTATGCCGACGCACTGCACGTAGAAGGCGGATTGTACAAGAGCTTTGCCGCAAATGATAAACGTCTGACGGTAACCTTTACCACGGGGATGCTGTCGCCTACAGATGGCAAATATTATCCATTGGCTAAACCGCAATTCAATAAATATTATGATGAAACCGTTGTTGGGAACCAAGGGCAGTCTTCTAAAAACACACCAATCATCCGTTATGCGGAAGTACTGTTAATTTTTGCGGAAGCCGAAAATGAGTTGAATGGCCCAACGTTAGAGGCTCGTAATGCACTAAATGCGGTGCGTCGCCGAGCCGGTGTGGAAGAGGTTTTAGCTTCGGAAACGAAGGACGTTTTTAGAGAGTCTGTTTTTGAAGAACGAAGAAAGGAGCTGGTCTACGAATATCAGCGCTGGTTTGATCTGTCGCGAAGGGGAGCTGTATATTATGTCGCTAAGCTGAAAGCTGCTGGAAAGACTAATGCTGCTGCCCGCCATATTCATTTTCCGACGCCACAACGCGAACTGAGTCTCAATCCAAATCTTTCACAGCATCCCGATTGGATAAATAAATAA
- a CDS encoding arylsulfatase produces the protein MKTKLLYLILCLCSLPGASWGQDSRPNIVLILVDDLGFSDIEPYGGTDFHTPNLAALAKEGTRFQEFYNNSICAPTRASLLTGQYAHRAGVGYFNVNLGLPAYQGFLNRESRTLAEVLKEAGYSTIISGKWHVGDDFDQWPAQRGFERSFNFVGGASNFYEINGPERPTVPLYRNNKPFYLPKGRYLTDEITDQAIGFLKEQQSEKKPFFLYLAFNAPHWPLQAPEEETQKYNGVYRQGWDSLRIKRYENAQRTGVFPSGQTIAKKDSAVQSWEKLTYDEKQYWQRRQQVFAGMIDRMDQSIGRIRKTLRELKKDKNTLIIFLSDNGAQGGDRARIYTARNTETVGLPGSYEVQNGNWSQTGNSPLRSYKDNPYEGGIGAPFIVWYPKEVKANAIKKGVGHLIDIAPTLYDFAGAHYPIHIGDTAINALPGLSLRAVFRSDLNQVDRNVPLFWERAGNRAVRYGKWKLVSLFRKENKPELYNIDEDRGENNNLADRYPEIVNDLEKRYEKWAKENAVVDFNRLKTNNQFR, from the coding sequence ATGAAAACGAAACTTTTATATCTTATACTGTGTCTGTGCAGTTTGCCGGGGGCAAGCTGGGGACAAGATAGCCGTCCAAATATTGTATTGATTTTGGTGGATGATTTGGGGTTTTCGGATATAGAGCCCTATGGAGGGACAGACTTTCATACACCGAATTTAGCCGCCTTAGCCAAAGAAGGGACGAGGTTTCAGGAATTTTATAACAATTCCATTTGCGCTCCTACACGTGCATCCTTATTGACAGGACAGTATGCGCATCGTGCCGGCGTAGGGTATTTTAATGTTAACTTAGGCCTTCCTGCTTATCAAGGCTTCTTAAATCGTGAATCAAGGACCTTAGCTGAAGTTCTTAAAGAGGCTGGTTATTCAACCATTATTTCGGGCAAATGGCATGTGGGTGATGATTTCGATCAATGGCCAGCACAACGTGGATTTGAACGTTCTTTTAATTTTGTAGGTGGCGCGTCCAATTTTTATGAAATCAACGGTCCAGAACGTCCGACGGTGCCTTTATATCGGAACAACAAACCGTTCTACCTGCCAAAGGGGCGTTATTTGACTGATGAGATTACCGATCAGGCCATTGGTTTTCTCAAAGAACAGCAAAGCGAGAAAAAGCCCTTTTTCTTGTATTTAGCTTTTAACGCTCCGCACTGGCCTTTGCAGGCGCCAGAAGAGGAAACACAAAAATACAATGGCGTATATCGTCAGGGATGGGATAGTCTACGCATCAAACGTTATGAAAATGCGCAACGAACTGGTGTTTTCCCTTCAGGACAGACTATTGCGAAAAAGGATTCCGCTGTACAGTCCTGGGAGAAATTGACTTACGATGAGAAGCAGTATTGGCAGCGCCGGCAGCAGGTTTTCGCTGGTATGATTGATCGAATGGATCAGAGTATCGGACGCATTAGGAAAACACTGAGAGAGTTGAAAAAAGACAAAAATACACTAATCATTTTCTTATCGGATAATGGTGCTCAGGGTGGCGATCGGGCCCGGATTTATACCGCAAGGAATACCGAAACCGTTGGTTTGCCCGGATCCTATGAGGTGCAAAATGGCAATTGGTCCCAAACCGGTAATTCTCCACTGCGTAGTTATAAAGATAATCCTTATGAAGGAGGCATCGGTGCCCCATTTATTGTATGGTATCCTAAGGAAGTAAAGGCGAATGCTATTAAGAAGGGAGTAGGGCATCTTATCGATATTGCTCCCACACTATATGACTTTGCTGGTGCTCATTATCCAATCCATATTGGAGATACTGCAATAAATGCGCTCCCTGGCTTAAGCTTAAGAGCTGTTTTTCGTTCAGACCTTAATCAGGTCGATCGCAATGTTCCGCTGTTCTGGGAGCGGGCCGGAAATCGTGCTGTTCGATATGGAAAATGGAAACTAGTCTCCCTGTTTAGGAAAGAAAACAAACCAGAGCTATACAATATTGATGAAGATCGGGGGGAAAACAACAATTTGGCTGATCGCTACCCAGAGATTGTGAATGATCTTGAAAAACGCTATGAGAAGTGGGCTAAAGAGAATGCTGTAGTGGATTTCAATCGGTTAAAGACAAACAATCAATTTCGCTAG